The Drechmeria coniospora strain ARSEF 6962 chromosome 02, whole genome shotgun sequence genome has a segment encoding these proteins:
- a CDS encoding hypothetical protein (related to ubiquitin-like protein DSK2) → MTDNAEAAGDAQITFKVKTSSDGNHVITMAEAATVLELKTKLAGQDLENIPIERQRLIYSGRVMKNDDTLGSYKIKPNNTIHMVKSAASNPTRPAATSASTPPAIPANMASGTANNPLAGLTGARYAGHQMGPPMDEDGMRRMMSDPNVQQAVNEAFNNPEFVNMIIQSNPMLRNMPGAREMMPYLRQVMTNPDMMERVMQMQRAMAGGAGSFPAPGATDSTAAAAAAEAEQGNANDERNPLMNPFMMGAMGRAPGAGNDHMETDINRMLQAMNRAGPNQFGGLSAAAGTDATPQQESRDGQATAAGQQGADRPEGAASQQAANPFAALFPPSGDAGLASNPFGMSPEMMQQMMQMLGGGGATPNPPADNRSPEERYAEQLRQLNDMGFFDFDRNVAALRRSGGSVQGAIEHLLNATD, encoded by the exons ATGACGGAcaacgccgaggcggccggcgacgcccaGATCACGTTCAAGGTCAAGACGTCATCGGATGGCAACCACGTCAtcaccatggccgaggcggcaacAGTCCTCGAACTCAAGACGAAGCTCGCCGGACAAGACTTGGAGAACATCCCGATCGAGCGTCAGAGGTTGATCTACTCGGGGCGTGTCATGAAGAACGACGACACGCTCGGGTCCTACAAGATCAAGCCCAACAACACCATTCACATGGTCAAGAGCGCCGCCAGCAACCCGacccggccggcggcgacgtcggcctcgaccccGCCAGCCATTCCCGCAAACATGGCCTCGGGCACCGCCAACAACCCCCTAGCTGGCCTCACCGGGGCCCGATATGCTGGTCACCAG ATGGGTCCGCCgatggacgaggatggcatgCGCCGCATGATGTCGGACCCGAACGTGCAGCAGGCGGTGAACGAGGCCTTCAACAACCCCGAGTTCGTCAACATGATCATCCAGTCGAACCCGATGTTGCGTAACATGCCCGGTGCCCGAGAGATGATGCCGTACCTGCGACAGGTCATGACCAACCCCGACATGATGGAGCGTGTCATGCAGATGCAGAGGGCCATGGcaggcggcgccggcagctTCCCGGCACCCGGAGCGACGGAttcgaccgccgccgccgccgccgccgaagcggAGCAAGGGAATGCGAACGACGAGCGAAACCCGCTGATGAACCCGTTCATGATGGGTGCCATGGGCAGGGCCCCAGGTGCCGGCAACGACCACATGGAAACGGACATCAACCGGATGCTCCAAGCCATGAACAGGGCGGGACCCAACCAGTTCGGAGGCCtgtctgccgccgccggcacggACGCGACGCCACAGCAGGAGTCGCGGGACGGCCAGGCCACCGCTGCCGGTCAGCAAGGAGCGGATCGGCCCGAGGGTGCGGCAAGCCAACAGGCTGCGAACCCTTTCGCCGCCTTGTTCCCGCCGTCCGGGGATGCCGGCCTGGCCAGCAATCCGTTTGGCATGAGCCCCGAGATGATGCAGCAGATGATGCAGATGCTGGGTGGAGGAGGGGCGACTCCAAACCCGCCAGCCGACAACAGGTCCCCGGAAGAGCGGTATGCCGAGCAGCTCCGCCAGCTCAACGACATGGGCTTCTTCGACTTTGATCGCAACGTGGCGGCGCTGAGACGGAGCGGCGGGAGCGTCCAGGGCGCGATCGAGCATCTGCTGAACGCGACGGACTGA
- a CDS encoding acetylserotonin methytransferase-like protein, with protein MTDTKTPGGPPPAHDQDNAEHGEARRLSGPVRRPGQQLDIPIIKHLNSKRVVLASASPRRRVLLQQMGLNKLEIIPSTKPEDVDKGAYGPWEYVAETARRKCLDVYTTCLETQLASIPDPALVIAADTIIVTRDGRILEKPRSEADHVRMLKLMRDTEMHRVLTAVTVLAPREDARHPGYTIRNRTEETKVYFWGENDGLPDDVIDAYVKTREGIDKAGGYAVQGIGGMLLVEKIEGSVDNVVGLPVRRCLSMAETVIFRQDEDDDADAERSDDEDL; from the exons ATGACAGATACAAAGACACCCGGGGGACCTCCCCCAGCTCATGACCAGGACAACGCCGAGCATGGGGAAGCACGTCGTTTGAGCGGCCCAGTCCGCCGCCCTGGCCAGCAGCTCGACATTCCCATTATCAAGCATCTTAACTCGAAGCGGGTCGTGCTCGCATCGGCATCCCCTCGGCGGAGAGTGCTCCTGCAACAG ATGGGATTGAACAAGCTCGAGATCATACCATCCACGAAGCCGGAAGACGTCGACAAGGGAGCATACGGTCCCTGGGAGTACGTTGCCGAAACCGCTCGCCGAAAGTGCCTCGACGTCTACACGACTTGTCTCGAGACCCAGCTCGCCTCCATCCCCGACCCTGCCCTCGTCATTGCTGCCGACACAATCATCGTCACCCGCGATGGCAGGATCCTGGAGAAGCCGCGAAGCGAGGCGGATCACGTGCGCATGCTGAAGCTTATGCGGGACACGGAGATGCACAGAGTCCTGACAGCCGTCACGGTCCTGGCTCCCCGGGAGGACGCGAGACACCCGGGTTACACGATCAGGAACCGCACAGAGGAGACCAAGGTGTACTTTTGGGGGGAGAATGACGGGCTGCCGGATGACGTGATCGACGCATATGTCAAGACTCGGGAAGGCATCGACAAAGCCGGTGGCTATGCTGTGCAGGGCATCGGCGGAATGCTGCTGGTTGAGAAAATCGAGGGAAGTGTAGACAACGTCGTCGGATTACCTGTAAGGCGATGCCTGTCTATGGCAGAAACAGTCATTTTCcggcaggacgaggacgacgatgccgacgcagaGCGATCTGATGACGAGGACCTGTAG
- a CDS encoding polybromo-1 has translation MDSKRKANGNASSDSDDRLSKRRKMSDFDLSKGESPESTTAYGLAFLEQIRRTADKSGRLVATYFEKLPPRASNEMYYKKTRLPVSLEIVEKKLNDGEFQNLAEVESYCKRMISNAKEFYPRTSTIFDDAERVRKALSNYMTKTNPAYGTRGYQAHPTALPADDDEEAEDEAEEDEKKDEAPEEDDEQGQDEDADGDEEADEDEEESTGRSSRRRSIVLKRRASGRPSRVSLSQAQDSASRPSANSAKVDHQYHKVPYKGLTFQQAQEKIVEELLRYNEPSFEGYFEPFHNLPPRALKDYYKVITDPLSLKKLQKAVKGVQGRGGATGVSSFKSWTAFTERSKLLWSNAYFYNEEGSEIYELAQELENAYYGELEKARAVVQEPAQPKIKLKVAPGSETAASSKKITIHVGGRGSSADSPAPPPVQAVDVDTPAPDANGTMRTSTRVDAAGSVSLSAPSPSPSVQTRSVHAQDSVVASPAPSVQPAQAGQAAQAAPGPQAPAESPEAMRSGLPVQQQAVVPVNAVNGYVEPKRLRRKGHGIHDALISRLRLQLHPSMQVEHLNVMTVLPHPTELQQSATVNLPAHCNRIFIVLTLPNFLYDRQHSLWVMMNRQPLKPTMQPLPGQAPQERAFEVVLHGGVNVLEAHLIAAVPRIEREPGGPETELEIFTVFANVMRT, from the exons ATGGATAGCAAACGCAAGGCCAATGGCAATGCGTCCTCGGATTCCGACGACCGCTTGTCCAAGCGACGAAAGATGTCG GACTTTGATCTTTCCAAAGGCGAATCGCCCGAATCAACCACGGCGTATGGACTGGCTTTTCTTGAACAGATTCGACGCACAGCAGACAAAAG CGGGCGATTAGTTGCGACCTACTTTGAGAAGCTACCCCCCCGAGCATCCAACGAGATGTACTACAAGAAAACTCGCCTGCCCGTTTCTTTGGAGATTGTGGAAAAAAAGCTCAACGACGGCGAGTTCCAAAATCTCGCCGAAGTAGAGAGCTACTGCAAGCGGATGATCAGCAATGCCAAGGAGTTTTATCCTCGGACTTCGACCATTTTTGACGATGCCGAACGCGTGCGCAAGGCGCTGAGCAACTACATGACCAAGACGAACCCAGCATACGGCACGCGCGGTTACCAAGCTCATCCGACAGCCCTGCCAGcagacgatgacgaagaggccgaggacgaagccgaggaagaTGAAAAGAAGGACGAAGCCCcagaagaggacgacgaacAAGGCCAAGATGAGGAtgccgatggtgacgaggaggcggaTGAAGATGAGGAAGAATCCACCGGTCGCAGTTCGAGAAGGCGGTCTATCGTACTGAAGCGTCGTGCTTCGGGTCGCCCATCAAGAGTTTCGCTCTCGCAGGCCCAGGACAGCGCCTCGCGACCATCGGCCAACTCGGCGAAAGTGGATCACCAATACCACAAGGTACCATACAAGGGACTCACTTTCCAGCAAGCGCAGGAGAAGATTGTCGAGGAGCTCCTTCGATATAACGAGCCAAG TTTCGAGGGATATTTCGAGCCCTTTCACAACCTGCCACCTCGGGCCCTGAAGGACTACTACAAGGTGATTACCGATCCGCTGTCTCTCAAGAAGCTACAGAAGGCCGTCAAGGGCGTGCAggggcgaggcggcgccACTGGTGTGAGCAGCTTCAAGAGTTGGACCGCATTTACAGAAAGATCCAAACTGTTGTGGTCCAATGCCTACTTTTACAACGAGGAGGGTAGCGAAATTTACGAGCTCGCCCAGGAGCTGGAG AACGCGTACTATGGCGAGCTGGAGAAGGCTCGAGCTGTTGTACAGGAGCCTGCACAGCCGAAGATTAAGCTCAAGGTAGCGCCAGGCAGCGAAACCGCGGCATCGTCCAAGAAAATCACCATCCACGTCGGGGGCCGAGGAAGCTCTGCGGACTCGCCGGCCCCGCCACCAGTGCAGGCTGTCGATGTTGATACTCCTGCTCCAGACGCCAACGGAACGATGCGGACATCCACCCGagtcgacgcggccggcaGCGTCTCGCTTTCGGCCCCATCCCCCAGCCCATCCGTGCAAACGAGGAGCGTCCATGCGCAGGACAGCGTTGTCGCGTCTCCGGCACCTTCTGTCCAGCCTGCTCAAGCTGGCCAAGCTGCGCAGGCGGCCCCTGGTCCTCAAGCCCCCGCCGAGTCCCCCGAGGCGATGCGTTCTGGTCTGCCggtccagcagcaggccgtcgtGCCGGTGAACGCGGTGAACGGTTACGTTGAGCCGAAGCGGCTTCGTCGGAAAGGCCACG GGATTCACGATGCACTCATTTCCCGACTACGCCTCCAGCTGCATCCTAGCATGCAGGTGGAGCATCTGAACGTCATGACGGTTCTCCCGCACCCGACGGAGCTGCAGCAATCGGCCACGGTGAACCTTCCGGCGCACTGCAACCGCATCTTCATCGTGCTCACGCTGCCCAACTTCCTCTATGATCGTCAGCACAGCCTGTGGGTGATGATGAACAGGCAACCGCTCAAGCCGACAATGCAGCCCTTGCCTGGGCAGGCGCCTCAGGAGCGAGCATTCGAGGTGGTGCTCCACGGCGGCGTCAACGTCCTCGAGGCCCatctcatcgccgccgtccctcgCATCGAGCGTGAACCAGGCGGACCGGAGACAGAATTGGAGATTTTTACCGTCTTTGCTAACGTGATGCGGACGTGA
- a CDS encoding kinesin protein 2, with translation MLAGYNCTIFAYGQTGTGKTYTMSGDMTETMGMLSDEAGIIPRVLQQLFYKLDLDNSENCVKCSFIELYNEELRDLLSIEETAKLKIFDDVSKRGGHAGTIIQGMEEKHIKNASEGIKVLQDGSLKRQVAATKCNDLSSRSHTVFTITVYVKKSSENGADDFVSAGKLNLVDLAGSENIQRSGAENKRAAEAGLINKSLLTLGRVINALVDRSAHIPYRESKLTRLLQDSLGGRTKTCIIATISPAKSNLEETISTLEYAFRAKNIQNKPQMNPMLNKKMLLMEFASEIEKLKSELISTRQRNGVYLSTDAFEEMTAQSESRRIVLEEQTAKMETLETNLRSKVHELFSLNTSFLGLKKDHEGTKTQLDEANGVLDQTKIILDATRRNLAEERHLRRAHEETEEKLAEIGDELIGKLGRTVDDVAGLHAKNRRKSDLQSLNRAAWGTSQSQVADVTSMVERRVHEFRKEQTEHVLAISNRMRDFVRDELQTVLATQVALNEHVSKFTESKKEMLQRKQQSKEDMDEVLDEIKVIRDNVKDKMGLSLHVISDAAERISADVLQEMTDFHGTLHNSYSCLGRDFKSLFEDLVRHITLQRSETDNLRRQLQGALSTIVLQNAAISARVQEALDEERRQSAEDRQKLLSQMTALVSAHAESQDARAADKASHVQKAVADTRLSLEGAMSQYGEGMDAWDGKASELLEDVKKTRDELKTRLKDDWSTASEQSTAIQNAVKLVHAETVREVGEQMEHLDTQMEALHDFVARARSENAHHHETQLQSVQALSSAAEQSFGNVAGHFKTTLDRVSNLGEVVEMDIGDMRDGLDPLASQLCHPLANLREGIASASLQEYQSTGETPQKVLYSYSRTLPRTEPHDVIMSKLGETEVDEENVDEDVGEFDGSIVFSDLDANGRKMAPQPSSVNSLEKTSMSMSLREVNPNVTTAPTAAATTGISNFDPSASTMSVPAGRVTLPDLKESIVKSARGICPKGSVSVEGRENLTPTTDMFAQGRSRRKSPRFS, from the exons ATGCTTGCCGGCTACAACTGCACCATATTTGCCTACGGACAGACAGGCACCGGAAAGACGTACACCATGTCCGGAGACATGACCGAGACCATGGGAATGCtctccgacgaggccggcatcaTTCCACGCGTGCTGCAGCAGCTCTTTTACAAGCTTGACCTCGACAACTCGGAAAATTGCGTCAAGTGTTCGTTCATCGAACTCTACAACGAGGAGCTCCGCGACCTCCTCTCGATCGAGGAAACAGCCAAGCTGAAAATATTCGACGACGTGTCGAAACGGGGCGGCCACGCCGGGACAATCATACAGGGTATGGAGGAGAAGCATATCAAGAACGCGTCGGAGGGTATCAAGGTGCTTCAGGATGGCAGCTTGAAACGCCAGGTGGCGGCGACCAAGTGCAACGATCTCAGCTCGCGAAGCCACACCGTCTTCACCATCACCGTCTACGTCAAGAAGTCGTCCGAaaacggcgccgacgacttTGTCAGCGCCGGAAAGCTCAACCTCGTCGACTTGGCCGGCAGCGAAAACATCCAGCGATCGGGTGCGGAGAACAAGCGGGCGGCTGAGGCCGGCCTGATCAACAAGTCGCTTCTCACGCTCGGTCGGGTCAtcaacgccctcgtcgaccgcaGCGCCCACATTCCCTACCGCGAGTCGAAGCTGACCCGGCTGCTTCAAGactcgctcggcggccggACGAAGACGTGCATCATCGCGACGATATCCCCGGCCAAGAGCAACCTCGAGGAGACCATCTCGACTCTCGAATACGCCTTCCGGGCCAAGAATATTCAAAACAAGCCGCAGATGAACCCGATGCTCAACAAAAAGATGCTTCTCATGGAGTTTGCCAGTGAGATAGAGAAGCTTAAAAGCGAGCTCATCTCGACGAGGCAGCGAAACGGCGTCTACCTGTCCACCGACGCCTTCGAGGAGATGACGGCCCAGAGCGAATCGCGACGGATCGTGTTGGAGGAGCAGACGGCCAAGATGGAAACGTTGGAGACGAACTTGCGAAGCAAGGTCCATGAGCTTTTCTCCCTCAACACCTCGTTCTTGGGCCTGAAGAAGGATCACGAGGGGACGAAGACGCagctggacgaggccaacggcgtcctcgaccaGACCAAGATCATCCTCGACGCGACGCGACGGAACTTGGCGGAAGAGAGGCATCTAAGGAGAGCGcacgaggagacggaggagaaGCTCGCCGAGATTGGCGACGAACTCATCGGCAAGCTCGGCAGgacggtcgacgacgtcgccggccttcACGCGAAGAACAGGCGCAAGTCCGACCTGCAGTCCCTAAACCGTGCCGCTTGGGGCACATCGCAGTCGCAGGTTGCCGATGTCACGTCCATGGTCGAGAGGCGAGTGCACGAATTTCGGAAAGAGCAGACCGAGCATGTGTTGGCCATCTCGAACCGCATGCGGGACTTTGTCCGCGATGAGCTGCAAACGGTCTTGGCGACGCAGGTTGCCCTCAACGAGCATGTCTCCAAGTTCACGGAATCGAAGAAAGAGATGCTGCAACGGAAGCAGCAGTCAAAAGAGGACATGGATGAAGTGTTGGACGAAATCAAGGTGATCCGCGACAACGTCAAGGACAAGATGGGACTGAGCCTGCACGTCATTTCCGATGCGGCGGAAAGGATCTCGGCGGATGTTCTGCAAGAGATGACGGACTTTCACGGCACA CTGCACAACTCCTACAGCTGCCTCGGCAGGGACTTTAAGTCGCTCTTCGAGGACCTTGTCAGGCACATCACGCTCCAGCGCAGCGAGACGGACAACCTGCGCCGTCAGCTGCAGGGCGCCTTGAGCACCATCGTCCTTCAGAACGCCGCCATCTCCGCCCGCGTTCAGGAGGCCCTGGATGAGGAGCGCCGGCAGTCTGCCGAAGATCGCCAGAAGCTGCTGTCGCAGATGACGGCCCTCGTAAGCGCGCACGCAGAATCGCAAGATGCGAGGGCGGCCGACAAGGCGTCTCACGTCCAAAAGGCTGTCGCAGACACGAGGCTGTCGCTGGAGGGTGCCATGTCACAGTACGGCGAAGGCATGGACGCGTGGGACGGGAAGGCgagcgagctgctcgaggatgTCAAGAAGACGCGCGACGAACTCAAAACTCGCTTAAAGGACGactggtcgacggcgagcgagcagaGCACGGCGATTCAGAACGCCGTCAAGTTGGTGCACGCGGAGACGGTTCGCGAGGTGGGAGAGCAGATGGAGCATCTCGATACCCAGATGGAAGCACTGCATGACTTCGTCGCCCGCGCGCGGTCCGAGAACGCGCATCATCACGAGACTCAGCTGCAGTCTGTCCAGGCCTTGTCGAGCGCGGCGGAGCAGTCGTTTGGGAACGTTGCTGGTCACTTCAAGACAACCCTCGATCGAGTCAGCAACTTGGGCGAGGTGGTGGAAATGGATATCGGCGACATGCGGGACGGGCTAGATCCGCTCGCATCGCAGCTCTGTCACCCTCTGGCCAACCTGCGCGAGGGCATTGCGAGCGCTTCATTGCAGGAGTACCAGTCAACGGGTGAGACGCCGCAGAAGGTGCTGTATTCCTACTCCAGAACACTGCCACGCACCGAACCGCACGACGTCATCATGTCCAAGCTCGGGGAGACAGAAGTGGACGAGGAaaacgtcgacgaggatgttgGCGAGTTCGACGGCAGCATCGTCTTCTCGGATCTCGACGCCAATGGACGGAAAATGGCCCCCCAGCCATCCAGCGTCAACAGTCTGGAAAAGACTTCGATGAGCATGAGCCTCCGCGAGGTCAACCCGAATGTGACGACTGCTCCGACCGCGGCCGCGACCACTGGGATAAGTAACTTCGACCCCAGTGCAAGCACCATGTCCGTACCAGCGGGTCGTGTCACCTTGCCCGATCTCAAGGAAAGCATTGTCAAATCAGCTCGTGGCATATGTCCAAAGGGATCGGTGTCTGTTGAAGGCAGGGAGAATctcacgccgacgacggacatGTTCGCGCAGGGCAGGTCAAGGCGTAAGAGTCCAAGGTTCAGTTGA
- a CDS encoding importin 11, which yields MSFAIEVSGDASPLDFQTLCRALQLATSHDYTQRQAMGRQLVSWEQHPGYYSSLQAVYLDKSLPTDMRFLAVIQLKNGVDKYWRMFAQAKNGIKAEEKKLIRSNLFKGTIDEDEKNLALHNALVVAKVVRIDYPGEWPDALSSIISLLRSSKDGSQRHLYGTLQILLRVVKELGTARLRRSQTALHSVTPELVYLLSEIFSERTDAWFSFLNGRQGNELEATMAMHNSLLALRTLRRLVVHGYERPHSDKSVEKFWTLSQHQFGLLLSFVAQDSTIPATYQDMLGKHLLQFTKLHVDVAEQQPASFSILPNSLSLVHAYWDLVAKFSQVFDKSGGIRHGAGEAGSAKAKVEGPLQERLALRGLLLIRACVKIAFQPLQTFKYRTPELKAEQEQGKAVIKSELFKDEFVISIVNIIISHLFLFRMSDLESWEEDPEEWEHQEQSEGNAFQWEVRPCAEKLFLDLLTHFKQLIVPPLLSYFQTAQAPHADLATKEAVYTAMGLAAAHVCQHLDFDAVLSSTVVHDAQQQGGLCKVLRRRIAILISQWATIKLSASSRPVAYQIFQHFLNPNDETNDLVVRITAARQLRWIADELDFSTDDFLPYTSDVLTQLVKLIQQIEVDETKLAILESIRILVTRMEEQVSQFGDQLMTTLPTVWANSGAEEYMIKQAIIAIFSALVMSMGGSSHRYQSFTIPLLAEAARPGSDLHVHLIDESLELWNAILLQSSGPLSPDIISLVEMALPLVEYQPETASQALSVIESYLLLAPDAMLGDRFRRPTLAALSGTLDSTSREHVRIGTVCVEYLIRAAAELGGSSGTSFILEDMMETGFLSKIMTNLRDAWEAHQTTGPKKKISKLNTITEGDYFAILARLALADPNLFVQMLTTFGSLDDVWAWLSAEWFSFLRDSDRIERTKLYLLGITRLLEVSSPMQELVLGSLQGYFDMWTSVITDVQDGVANGPDTLVWTEMEATEYDTAKSVAQRQMEANDAVHSVSALHFVAPQLEGLVARVGGEAVFHEQWAVNVDKEVLRRFQEMMARAAQHEA from the exons ATGAGTTTCGCCATCGAAGTCTCGGGCGATGCGAGTCCTCTCGATTTCCAGACACTCTGTCGTGCCCTGCAGCTGGCCACTTCCCATGACTACACCCAGCGGCAAGCGATGGGCCGGCAGCTCGTGTCTTGGGAGCAGCATCCGGGCTACTACTCGTCCCTGCAG GCAGTCTATCTCGACAAGAGCCTTCCGACCGACATGAGATTCTTAGCCGTCATCCAGCTCAAGAACGGCGTTGACAAGTACTGGCGCATGTTCGCGCAAGCCAAGAACGGAATAAAGgcggaggagaagaagctgATCAGGTCGAATCTCTTCAAGGGCACaatcgacgaggacgaaaaGAACTTGGCCCTTCACAACGCCCTGGTCGTCGCCAAGGTTGTTCGGATCGACTATCCGGGGGAATGGCCCGACGCCCTCTCCAGCATCATCTCCCTCTTACGCTCGTCAAAAGATGGCAGTCAGCGGCATCTGTACGGGACCCTTCAGATACTCCTTCGCGTCGTCAAGGAGCTCGGCACGGCTCGCCTGCGAAGGTCGCAGACTGCGCTGCACTCCGTCACACCCGAACTCGTCTACCTGCTCAGCGAGATATTTTCGGAAAGGACCGACGCCTGGTTTTCCTTCTTGAATGGCCGACAGGGAAATGAGCtggaggcgacgatggcgatgcacAACAGCCTCCTCGCGCTCAGGACCCTTCGACGCCTCGTCGTGCACGGATACGAGCGTCCTCATAGCGACAAGTCTGTTGAGAAATTCTGGACCTTGTCGCAACACCAATTTGGTCTTCTCCTGAGCTTCGTCGCTCAAGACTCGACCATCCCTGCCACCTACCAAGACATGCTGGGCAAGCACCTGTTGCAGTTCACCAAGCtgcacgtcgacgtcgccgagcagcagccggcGAGCTTTTCCATCCTTCCCAACTCTCTATCCCTTGTCCATGCCTACTGGGATTTGGTCGCCAAGTTTTCGCAAGTCTTTGACAAGTCGGGCGGAATCCGgcatggcgccggcgaggcaggcTCTGCCAAGGCAAAGGTCGAAGGGCCGCTGCAGGAGAGACTCGCTCTGAGGGGTCTGCTTCTCATCCGCGCCTGCGTCAAGATTGCCTTTCAGCCGCTGCAAACTTTCAAGTACCGAACGCCGGAGTTGAAAgccgagcaggagcagggGAAGGCCGTGATCAAGAGCGAGCTGTTCAAGGATGAATTTGTCATCTCCATCGTCAACATCATCATCTCCCATCTCTTTCTCTTCCGCATGTCCGACCTAGAATCATGGGAAGAAGACCCGGAAGAGTGGGAGCACCAGGAGCAGAGCGAAGGCAACGCGTTTCAATGGGAGGTGCGGCCGTGCGCGGAGAAGCTCTTCCTGGACCTGCTCACCCATTTCAAGCAACTCATCGTCCCTCCCCTGCTGTCGTACTTTCAGACGGCCCAAGCGCCTCATGCGGACCTGGCGACGAAGGAGGCCGTGTACACGGCCATGGGCTTGGCCGCGGCTCATGTCTGCCAGCATCTCGATTTCGACGCTGTGCTATCGTCGACGGTTGTCCACGacgcgcagcagcagggtgGCCTGTGCAAGGTGCTGCGGCGAAGAATCGCCATCCTGATAAGCCAATGGGCGACGATCAAGCTATCCGCCAGCAGCCGCCCCGTGGCGTACCAGATATTCCAACATTTTCTCAACCCAAACGACGAGACCAACGACCTGGTGGTGAGAATCACGGCCGCCAGACAGCTGCGGTGGATcgcggacgagctcgacttCAGCACCGACGACTTCCTGCCGTACACGTCGGATGTTCTGACGCAGCTCGTCAAATTGATTCAGCAGATCGAGGTGGATGAGACGAAGCTGGCCATTCTCGAGTCCATTCGAATTCTCGTGACGCGGATGGAGGAGCAAGTGTCCCAGTTTGGCGACCAGCTGatgacgacgctgccgacCGTGTGGGCCAActcgggcgccgaggagTACATGATCAAGCaagccatcatcgccatATTCTCCGCTCTCGTCATGAGCATGGGCGGCAGCTCACATCGGTATCAGAGCTTCACGATCCCGctgctggccgaggcggcgcggccggGGTCTGACCTGCACGTTCATCTCATCGACGAATCGCTCGAGCTGTGGAACGCCATCCTCCTGCAGAGCAGCGGGCCGCTGTCTCCCGACATCATCAGTCTCGTCGAGATGGCGCTGCCCCTTGTCGAGTATCAGCCGGAGACGGCGTCTCAGGCGCTGAGCGTCATCGAATCCTACCTGCTCCTCGCTCCCGATGCCATGCTGGGGGACCGCTTCCGCCGGCCAACTCTGGCGGCCCTTTCGGGAACGCTGGATTCGACGAGTCGCGAGCACGTGCGAATCGGCACCGTCTGCGTCGAGTATCTCATCCGAGCCGCGGCGGAGCTCGGGGGTTCGAGCGGGACGTCGTTCATCCTCGAGGACATGATGGAGACTGGCTTCCTGAGCAAGATAATGACGAATCTTCGAGACGCATGGGAGGCCCACCAGACGACGGggccgaagaagaagatCAGCAAGCTCAACACGATAACGGAGGGCGATTACTTTGCCATCTTGGCCCGTCTCGCGCTGGCGGATCCGAACCTCTTCGTCCAGATGCTGACGACCTTTGGCAGCCTGGACGACGTTTGGGCCTGGCTCTCGGCGGAGTGGTTTTCCTTCCTTCGCGACTCGGACCGAATAGAACGAACGAAGCTGTACCTTCTCGGCATCACCCGACTTCTCGAGGTCTCGTCCCCGATGCAGGAACTTGTCCTAGGAAGTCTCCAGGGCTATTTTGACATGTGGACCAGCGTGATCACGGACGTCCAGGACGGTGTCGCGAACGGGCCCGACACGCTCGTCTGGACCGAGATGGAGGCAACGGAATACGACACGGCAAAGAGCGTCGCGCAGCGGCAGATGGAGGCCAACGATGCGGTGCACTCGGTGTCTGCCCTTCACTTTGTCGCGCCGCAGCTGGAGGGTCTCGTAgctcgcgtcggcggcgaggcggtgTTTCACGAGCAGTGGGCCGTCAACGTGGACAAGGAAGTGCTACGTCGGTTCCAGGAGATGATGGCTCGGGCGGCGCAGCACGAGGCATGA